In a genomic window of Bradyrhizobium ontarionense:
- a CDS encoding lipid-A-disaccharide synthase N-terminal domain-containing protein has translation MLIQFGQALNNYLYDIFIAKFDFWLVFGLAAQLAFAARFLVQWIASERAGKSVVPLAFWFFSIGGGLMTLIYGLVKREPVIIFGQLLSNIIYVRNLMLIFKSRQQGSQTLSN, from the coding sequence ATGCTGATTCAGTTCGGGCAGGCGCTCAACAACTATCTGTACGACATTTTCATCGCGAAGTTCGATTTCTGGCTCGTGTTCGGCCTCGCCGCGCAGCTCGCCTTCGCGGCCCGCTTCCTGGTGCAATGGATCGCGAGCGAGCGGGCCGGCAAGAGCGTGGTCCCGCTCGCGTTCTGGTTCTTCTCCATCGGTGGCGGGCTGATGACCCTGATCTACGGCCTCGTCAAGCGCGAGCCGGTCATCATCTTCGGCCAGCTCCTGTCGAACATCATCTACGTCCGCAATCTCATGCTGATCTTCAAGAGCCGTCAGCAGGGATCGCAGACGCTGAGCAACTGA
- a CDS encoding glycosyltransferase family 2 protein: MSTETPVAVSIVVPVRNEAGNITPLIVEIAAALDGLWSYEIIYVNDGSTDDTAARLAEEMARRPNLRVLRHERSTGQSAAVRSGIRAAHGAVVATLDGDGQNNPAFLPDLIAALEKGGARVGLVAGQRVGRKDTGFKKLQSRFANRIRNAVLHDGTRDTGCGLKAVRRDVFLMMPYFDGLHRFLPALVRREGYDIAYIDVIDRPRHSGVSNYGFFDRLWIGIMDLAGVWWLIRRKKPTPIAIEVK, encoded by the coding sequence TTGTCGACCGAAACCCCCGTTGCCGTGTCCATCGTCGTTCCCGTACGCAACGAGGCCGGCAATATCACGCCCCTGATTGTCGAGATCGCAGCCGCGCTCGATGGTCTCTGGTCGTATGAGATCATCTACGTCAATGACGGCTCGACCGACGACACCGCGGCGCGACTCGCGGAGGAGATGGCGCGGCGGCCGAACCTGCGGGTCCTGCGGCATGAAAGATCGACGGGACAATCGGCGGCGGTCCGAAGCGGCATCCGCGCCGCGCACGGCGCTGTTGTTGCGACCCTCGACGGCGACGGACAGAACAACCCGGCCTTTCTTCCCGACCTCATCGCTGCCCTCGAAAAGGGCGGTGCCCGTGTCGGTCTGGTGGCCGGACAGCGAGTCGGCCGCAAGGACACCGGCTTCAAGAAGCTGCAGTCGCGGTTCGCCAACAGGATCCGCAATGCGGTGCTGCATGATGGGACGCGCGACACCGGCTGCGGCCTCAAGGCGGTTCGCCGCGACGTGTTCCTGATGATGCCGTATTTCGATGGTCTGCACCGCTTTCTGCCGGCGCTGGTGCGGCGTGAGGGATACGACATCGCCTATATCGACGTGATCGACCGTCCCCGCCATTCGGGCGTGTCGAATTACGGATTCTTCGACCGGCTCTGGATCGGGATCATGGATCTCGCCGGTGTGTGGTGGCTGATCCGCCGCAAGAAGCCGACGCCGATCGCGATCGAGGTGAAGTGA
- a CDS encoding phosphatase PAP2 family protein, which yields MSAPDSSSSPSGYFSQLALVGKFSLGRLVRRPQTAPDTATWPRQSRQLLLLGAIGLCTILVLMFAVDAYEIGLMPARGTPGLWPWRIVTDFGQDQYVLGVLATAVILTILIAPLWPEASRSRLLNFATHVQYFFFAVLTSVLAAQVLKYIIGRGRPFVGGEANAFNFVPFNGTPAYFSMPSAHAVTAFGLAFAVAAVWPRLRVPMYIYAVAIAVSRLVLLAHHPSDVVAGAVVGLACAMLVRYWFAARRLGFRIGKDGRIVPR from the coding sequence ATGTCGGCCCCGGACAGTTCCTCGTCACCTTCAGGTTACTTCTCCCAGCTCGCACTGGTGGGGAAATTCTCACTTGGCCGGCTGGTGCGCCGGCCGCAGACGGCGCCTGACACCGCGACCTGGCCACGTCAGTCGCGCCAGCTGCTCCTGCTCGGCGCGATCGGTCTATGCACGATCCTGGTGCTGATGTTCGCGGTCGATGCCTACGAGATCGGGCTGATGCCGGCCCGCGGCACGCCGGGCTTGTGGCCCTGGCGCATCGTCACCGACTTCGGCCAGGATCAATACGTGCTGGGTGTCCTGGCCACTGCCGTCATCCTGACGATCCTGATCGCACCGCTGTGGCCGGAAGCCTCGCGCAGTCGCCTGCTCAATTTCGCGACCCACGTTCAGTATTTCTTCTTCGCGGTGCTGACGTCCGTGCTTGCCGCGCAGGTGCTGAAATACATCATCGGACGCGGACGTCCGTTCGTGGGCGGTGAAGCGAACGCCTTCAACTTCGTCCCGTTCAACGGCACGCCGGCCTATTTCAGCATGCCCTCGGCGCATGCGGTGACGGCGTTCGGGCTGGCCTTCGCGGTCGCCGCAGTCTGGCCGCGGCTGCGCGTTCCGATGTATATCTACGCCGTTGCCATCGCCGTCAGCAGGCTCGTGCTGCTGGCGCATCATCCGAGCGATGTGGTCGCGGGAGCCGTGGTGGGATTGGCCTGCGCCATGCTCGTCCGCTATTGGTTCGCAGCACGGCGGCTCGGCTTTCGCATCGGCAAGGACGGCCGAATCGTACCGCGCTAA
- a CDS encoding ArnT family glycosyltransferase yields MVETYARPRFGEPREPKNLVNPGNRLVRMIDAVTVSHARAVAFLLVCGLLLFLPGFFTIPAIDRDEARFAQATKQMVESGDYVDIRFQDDVRYKKPAGIYWLQSAAVETASALGLPRAQLRIWVYRIPSLIGAIGAVLLTYWTALAFVTRRGAVFAALLMCCSVLLGAEARLAKTDAMLLFTVVAAMGALARVYLSWQRGEDPEHPPWGPPAIFWTALAVSILIKGPLILMPAGLAIISLAIMDRGASWLWRLRPLWGLMWMLVLVLPWFVLIFLRAGDAFFADSVGGDMLAKIGAQESHGAPPGLYLLLFFVTFWPGAPLAVMAAPAVWRARREPGAQFLLAWLVPSWIVFEAALTKLPHYVLPLYPAIAILTVGALERRVLSRSWLQRGAAWWFAIPAITSVVAVIGAIIVTHQPVFLAWPFVAASLIFGLFAWWLYDDSRAERSLLNAAVAAMFLAFVVYGAVLPALTPLFPSAEIARALRNVVCVGPKAAAAGFHEPSLVFMAGTSTQLTDGSGAADFLSQGTCRFALVEQRTERAFVQRAEAIGLRYNVARRIDGYNISQGRPVSIAIYRSEGTE; encoded by the coding sequence ATGGTCGAGACCTATGCCCGCCCCCGTTTTGGAGAGCCGCGCGAGCCGAAGAACCTGGTCAATCCGGGCAATCGGCTGGTGCGGATGATCGATGCCGTCACCGTCAGCCACGCCAGGGCCGTCGCATTCCTGCTGGTGTGCGGGCTGCTTTTGTTCCTGCCGGGCTTCTTCACGATTCCCGCCATTGACCGTGACGAGGCGCGCTTCGCCCAGGCCACCAAGCAGATGGTCGAGAGCGGCGATTACGTCGACATCCGCTTCCAGGACGACGTGCGCTACAAGAAGCCGGCCGGCATCTACTGGTTGCAATCGGCTGCGGTCGAGACCGCGTCCGCGCTCGGACTGCCGCGCGCGCAGCTGCGCATCTGGGTCTATCGCATTCCGTCGCTGATCGGCGCGATCGGCGCGGTGCTGCTGACCTATTGGACTGCACTCGCCTTCGTCACGCGGCGCGGCGCGGTATTCGCGGCGCTGCTGATGTGCTGCTCGGTGCTGCTCGGCGCCGAAGCGCGGCTCGCCAAGACCGACGCGATGCTGCTGTTCACGGTCGTAGCGGCGATGGGCGCGCTGGCGCGCGTCTATCTGTCCTGGCAGCGCGGCGAGGATCCGGAACATCCGCCGTGGGGACCGCCGGCGATCTTCTGGACGGCCTTGGCCGTCAGCATCCTGATCAAGGGCCCGCTGATCCTGATGCCTGCGGGGCTCGCGATCATATCCCTCGCGATCATGGACCGCGGTGCGAGCTGGCTGTGGCGCCTGCGCCCCCTGTGGGGCCTGATGTGGATGCTGGTGCTGGTGCTGCCCTGGTTCGTGCTGATTTTCCTCCGCGCCGGCGATGCCTTCTTTGCCGATTCCGTCGGTGGCGACATGCTCGCGAAGATCGGGGCGCAGGAGTCCCACGGCGCGCCGCCGGGTCTCTATCTGCTGTTGTTCTTCGTCACCTTCTGGCCCGGCGCGCCGCTGGCCGTGATGGCCGCCCCGGCCGTGTGGCGCGCGCGCCGCGAGCCGGGCGCGCAGTTCCTGCTGGCGTGGCTGGTGCCGTCCTGGATCGTGTTCGAGGCCGCGCTGACCAAGCTGCCGCACTACGTGCTGCCGCTATATCCGGCGATCGCGATTCTCACGGTTGGCGCGCTGGAACGGCGCGTGCTGTCGCGGTCCTGGCTGCAGCGCGGTGCGGCCTGGTGGTTTGCGATTCCCGCCATCACCTCGGTCGTTGCGGTGATCGGAGCCATCATCGTGACGCACCAGCCGGTGTTCCTGGCCTGGCCGTTCGTGGCGGCGTCGCTGATCTTCGGCCTGTTCGCGTGGTGGCTCTATGACGACAGCCGTGCCGAGCGCTCGCTGCTGAATGCCGCAGTGGCGGCGATGTTTCTTGCCTTCGTGGTCTACGGCGCCGTGCTGCCGGCGCTGACGCCGCTGTTCCCGAGCGCCGAGATTGCGCGCGCGCTGCGCAATGTCGTCTGCGTCGGGCCAAAGGCGGCTGCGGCCGGCTTCCACGAACCGAGTCTCGTCTTCATGGCGGGCACCTCGACCCAGCTCACCGATGGTTCGGGTGCTGCGGATTTCCTCAGCCAGGGAACATGCCGCTTCGCCCTGGTCGAGCAGCGCACCGAACGCGCCTTCGTGCAGCGGGCCGAGGCCATCGGCCTGCGCTACAACGTCGCCAGGCGGATCGACGGCTATAACATCTCGCAGGGCCGTCCGGTCTCGATCGCGATCTACCGTTCGGAGGGCACCGAATAG
- the pbpC gene encoding penicillin-binding protein 1C: MIVFLATALTAWTISLGPLPLQQAKAVSTTVVDRHGKLLRAYAMADGRWRLPVHANKDVDPTYLKLLLAYEDQRFYDHHGVDPRALARAAVQLGAHGHIVSGGSTITMQLARLLEPRAQRSLQAKLRQIVRAIELERRMSKDEILDLYLTLAPYGGNLEGIRSASIAYFGKEPKRLSLAEAALLVALPQSPETRRLDRHPEAARRGRDRVLDRMVSENVISADDAAQAKAQAVPALRKPMPILAPHAADQATSLVKDQPVIQLTLDATLQKVLEPLARDRAIALGPNISVGIIVVDNDSGDVLAHVGSADYFDERRAGQVDMTRAVRSPGSTLKPFIYGLAFEDGFVHPESLIEDRPVRFGSYAPENFDMTFQGTVPVRKALQLSLNVPAIVLLDRVGASRLSSRLKQAGANLVLPKDEAPGLAMGLGGVGVTLQDLAQLYAGFPRLGTTRRLREIMAGDGAQEEAREPMRLMDSAAAWQVGNVLLGTPPPENAARNRIAFKTGTSYGYRDAWSVGFDGRVTIGVWVGRPDGAPVPGLIGRVAAAPILFDAFARGGKLPAALPKPPKGALVASNSKLPLPLRRFRPLGELVRTGAEQAPHIQFPLNGSHIDVDRAAGLEAAAMPVKVSGGVLPLTMLVNGLPVGEIDSRRQRLIDPPGPGFARLTVIDATGAADTVVVRIQ, from the coding sequence ATGATCGTCTTCCTGGCGACCGCCCTCACCGCCTGGACCATCTCGCTCGGCCCGTTGCCGCTGCAACAGGCCAAGGCGGTCTCGACCACGGTGGTCGACCGCCACGGCAAGCTGTTGCGCGCCTATGCGATGGCCGACGGGCGCTGGCGGCTGCCGGTCCATGCGAACAAGGACGTCGATCCGACCTATCTGAAGCTGCTGCTGGCCTATGAGGACCAGCGCTTTTACGACCATCACGGCGTCGATCCGCGCGCGCTGGCGCGGGCCGCCGTCCAGCTCGGCGCGCACGGCCACATCGTGTCGGGCGGCTCGACCATCACGATGCAGCTGGCGCGCCTGCTCGAGCCGCGAGCCCAGCGCTCGCTGCAGGCCAAGCTGCGCCAGATCGTACGCGCGATCGAGCTCGAGCGTCGCATGAGCAAGGACGAGATCCTCGATCTGTATCTCACGCTCGCGCCCTACGGCGGCAATCTCGAAGGCATCCGCTCAGCCTCGATCGCCTATTTCGGCAAGGAGCCGAAACGGCTGTCGCTGGCCGAGGCCGCGTTGCTGGTGGCGCTGCCGCAATCGCCTGAAACGCGCCGGCTCGACCGCCACCCCGAAGCCGCGCGCCGGGGCCGCGACCGTGTGCTCGATCGCATGGTGTCGGAGAACGTGATCTCGGCCGATGACGCCGCGCAGGCCAAAGCCCAAGCCGTGCCGGCGCTGCGCAAGCCGATGCCGATCCTGGCGCCGCATGCCGCCGACCAGGCCACCTCGCTGGTGAAAGATCAGCCGGTCATCCAGCTCACGCTCGACGCCACCCTGCAGAAAGTACTGGAGCCGCTGGCGCGCGATCGTGCCATCGCGTTGGGTCCGAACATCTCGGTCGGCATCATCGTCGTCGACAATGACAGCGGCGACGTGCTCGCCCATGTCGGCTCGGCGGATTATTTCGACGAGAGGCGGGCCGGGCAGGTCGACATGACCCGCGCCGTGCGCTCGCCGGGCTCGACGCTGAAGCCGTTCATCTATGGCCTCGCCTTCGAGGATGGCTTCGTGCATCCGGAGAGCCTGATCGAGGACCGCCCGGTGCGATTCGGCTCCTACGCGCCGGAGAATTTCGACATGACGTTCCAGGGCACGGTGCCGGTGCGCAAGGCGCTGCAGTTGTCGCTGAACGTGCCGGCGATCGTGCTGCTGGATCGCGTCGGCGCCAGCCGGCTGTCGTCGCGGCTGAAGCAGGCCGGCGCCAATCTGGTGCTGCCGAAGGACGAGGCGCCGGGTCTCGCCATGGGGCTCGGCGGCGTCGGCGTGACCTTACAGGACCTCGCGCAGCTCTATGCCGGCTTTCCGCGGCTCGGCACCACGAGGCGCTTGCGTGAGATCATGGCCGGTGACGGCGCGCAGGAAGAAGCACGCGAGCCGATGCGGCTGATGGATTCCGCGGCCGCCTGGCAGGTCGGCAACGTGCTGCTGGGCACGCCGCCGCCCGAAAACGCGGCGCGCAACCGGATCGCGTTCAAGACCGGCACCAGCTACGGCTATCGCGACGCCTGGTCGGTCGGCTTCGACGGCCGGGTGACGATCGGCGTCTGGGTCGGCCGCCCCGACGGCGCACCCGTGCCGGGCCTGATTGGGCGTGTCGCGGCCGCGCCGATCCTGTTCGACGCATTCGCCCGCGGCGGCAAGCTGCCGGCGGCGCTGCCGAAGCCGCCCAAAGGGGCGCTGGTCGCCAGCAATTCAAAGTTGCCGTTGCCGTTGCGCCGGTTCCGTCCACTCGGTGAGTTGGTGCGGACGGGCGCGGAGCAGGCGCCGCACATCCAGTTTCCCCTGAACGGGTCTCACATCGACGTCGATCGCGCGGCTGGCCTCGAGGCTGCCGCGATGCCGGTGAAAGTGTCGGGCGGCGTGCTGCCGCTCACCATGCTGGTCAACGGATTGCCTGTCGGCGAGATCGACAGCCGGCGCCAGCGGCTGATCGATCCGCCCGGGCCGGGCTTTGCCCGCCTCACCGTGATCGATGCCACGGGCGCAGCGGACACAGTTGTGGTCAGAATCCAGTGA
- a CDS encoding alpha-2-macroglobulin family protein, with amino-acid sequence MIGLVRAATICAIMALGLVSSAGSAHAADKAFKRDDLADAAIKLEAQIKTEAGAVNKPLATLRTDADAALRRNDMRTGLQILGQIATAAPDDSGNWLRLARTVLTQIRPFNASEQTFLLERASTAAYIAYQRAGNAGEEAEALALLGKTMAERKLWRPALDTLRMSLDLREVADVRGQYERMRDEHGFKLLDYTVDSDSASPRACFQFSEDLAKRTDFAPFVAQAGTDKPALTSEDKQLCVEGLKHGERYNINLRAGLPSGVKETLPKSAEFNIYVRDRKPFVRFTGKAYVLPRTGQKGIPLVSVNTPAVNINVFRIGDRNLINTVIESDFQRPLSSYQLSDLGNERGMKVWTGELSTAMTLNQDVTTAFPVDQALSDMQPGVYVMTAAPKGPTSGSDEDSGQLATQWFIVSDLGVAAFSGNDGIHVFVNSLASTDPVARAEVRLVARNNEILATRKTDEAGHALFETGLARGEGGLSPAMLTVSGEKTDYAFLSLKTTAFDLSDRGVAGREAPAGPDAFVYSERGVYRSSETVYLTALLRDGKGNAMTGTPLTLVVERPDGVEFRRAVLPDQGGGGRSLSVALNSAVPTGTYRVRAFTDPKGAAVGETTFMVEDYVPERLEFDLSSKDKQIKAETPVEVKVDGHFLYGAPASGLQLEGDLLVTTASERPGFPGYQFGVADAESASNERTPIEGMPETDDKGAATFPVSLAKPPSSTRPQEAQIFVRLAETGGRAVERKLVLPVAPSVAQIGIKPSFSGRSVGEGDKAEFDIVFVSPEGKTLARNGLRYELLKIESRYQWYRQNSYWEYEPVKSTRRVGDGDVTIAASKPARLSFQPEAGRYRLDVKSADADGPVTSLQFDVGWYTDGSADTPDLLETSLDKPQYQSGDTMVVTVNARTAGKLTVNVLGDRLLTTQTTEVKEGTNQVRLAVGKDWGTGAYVVTTLRRPLDAAAQRMPGRALGVAWFGIDKSARTLNVALTPPALVRPGSALKIPVKIGGLNPGEDAKIVIAAVDVGILNLTNYKPPAPDDYYLGQRQLSAEIRDLYGQLIDGMQGSRGQIRSGGDSGGAELQGSPPTQKPLALYSGIVTVGPDGTAEVAFDIPEFAGTARVMAVAWSATKLGRANIDVTVRDPVVLTATLPRFLLSGDRGTLSFDVDNVEGAPGDYVVSVKASDPVKVSGNASVTMKLAAKQRASSTLPLEASGTGTAQLDVDIKGPNGVTLARHYQLDVKPATQVLARRSIRTLAKGESLTLTSDMFSDLVAGTGTVSLSAGLSTALDAATILKALDRYPYGCSEQITSRAMPLLYVNELAAGAHLAMDTEVDQRIRDSIDRLLARQGSNGSFGLWSAGGEDPWLDAYVTDFLTRAREKGFAVPDVLFKSALDRVRNSVVNAAEPEKTGGRDLAYGLYVLARNGAAPIGDLRYLADTKLGNLATPIAKAQLAAALALVGDRARAERVYAAAADSLAPKPVLVFGRTDYGSDLRDAAALVSLAGEGNAPRATLTQAVARVEAARGLTPYTSTQENAWMVLAARALAKETLTIDVNGQSVKTALYRSYKAAELSGQPLKITNTGDAPVQAVVSVSGSPLTPEPAASNGFKIERSYYTLDGKPADIKTAKQNDRFAVVLKVTEAKPEYGHIMVSDYLPAGLEIDNPHLVSSGDSGTLDWIEDGQEPVNTEFRDDRFTAALDRAADSKAVFTVAYVVRAVSPGKYVLPQAYVEDMYNPSRYGRTGTGSVEVRAAK; translated from the coding sequence ATGATCGGTCTGGTTCGCGCCGCCACCATCTGCGCCATCATGGCGCTCGGCCTCGTCTCCTCCGCCGGTTCGGCGCATGCCGCCGACAAGGCGTTCAAGCGCGACGACCTGGCTGACGCCGCGATCAAGCTGGAGGCACAGATCAAGACCGAAGCGGGAGCGGTCAACAAGCCGCTCGCGACCTTGCGCACCGATGCCGATGCGGCGCTCCGTCGCAACGACATGCGCACCGGCCTGCAGATCCTGGGGCAGATCGCGACCGCGGCGCCCGATGATTCCGGCAACTGGCTGCGGCTGGCGCGCACCGTGCTCACCCAGATCAGGCCGTTCAATGCCTCGGAGCAGACCTTCCTGCTGGAGCGGGCCTCGACCGCGGCCTACATCGCCTACCAGCGCGCCGGCAATGCCGGCGAGGAGGCCGAAGCGCTGGCCCTGCTGGGCAAGACCATGGCCGAGCGCAAGCTGTGGCGCCCGGCGCTCGATACGCTCAGGATGTCGCTCGACCTGCGCGAGGTCGCCGACGTCCGTGGGCAATATGAACGGATGCGCGACGAGCATGGCTTCAAGCTGCTCGACTACACCGTCGATTCCGACTCCGCGAGCCCGCGCGCCTGCTTCCAGTTCTCCGAGGATCTCGCCAAGCGTACCGACTTCGCGCCGTTCGTGGCGCAGGCCGGCACCGACAAGCCGGCGCTGACGTCGGAGGACAAGCAGCTCTGCGTCGAGGGCCTCAAGCACGGCGAGCGCTACAACATCAATTTGCGCGCCGGCCTGCCGTCAGGGGTCAAGGAGACGCTGCCGAAATCGGCCGAGTTCAACATCTATGTCCGCGACCGCAAGCCGTTCGTGCGCTTCACCGGCAAGGCCTATGTGCTGCCGCGCACCGGGCAGAAGGGCATTCCGCTGGTCAGCGTCAATACGCCCGCGGTCAACATCAATGTGTTCCGGATCGGCGACCGCAACCTGATCAACACGGTCATCGAGAGCGACTTCCAGCGGCCGCTGTCGAGCTACCAGCTCAGCGATCTCGGCAACGAGCGCGGCATGAAGGTCTGGACCGGCGAGCTGTCGACCGCGATGACCCTGAACCAGGACGTCACCACCGCATTCCCGGTCGACCAGGCGCTCAGCGACATGCAGCCCGGCGTCTACGTGATGACGGCGGCGCCCAAGGGACCGACCAGCGGCAGCGACGAGGACAGCGGCCAGCTCGCCACGCAATGGTTCATCGTCTCCGATCTCGGCGTCGCTGCGTTCTCCGGCAATGACGGCATCCATGTGTTCGTCAATTCGCTCGCGTCCACCGATCCGGTGGCGCGCGCCGAGGTCCGGCTGGTGGCGCGCAACAACGAGATCCTGGCGACACGCAAGACCGACGAGGCCGGGCACGCGCTGTTCGAGACGGGGCTCGCGCGCGGCGAGGGCGGCTTGTCGCCGGCCATGCTGACGGTGTCCGGCGAGAAGACCGACTACGCCTTCCTCAGCCTGAAGACGACGGCGTTCGACCTGTCGGACCGCGGCGTCGCCGGCCGCGAGGCGCCGGCCGGGCCGGACGCTTTCGTCTATTCGGAGCGCGGCGTCTACCGCTCGAGCGAGACAGTCTATCTCACCGCGCTGCTGCGCGACGGCAAGGGCAACGCCATGACCGGCACGCCGCTGACGCTCGTCGTCGAGCGCCCCGACGGAGTCGAGTTCCGCCGTGCCGTGCTGCCGGACCAGGGCGGCGGCGGGCGTTCGTTGAGCGTGGCGCTGAATTCGGCGGTCCCGACCGGGACCTACCGCGTGCGCGCCTTCACCGACCCGAAGGGGGCGGCGGTCGGCGAGACCACCTTCATGGTCGAGGACTACGTTCCCGAGCGGCTGGAATTCGACCTGAGTTCCAAGGACAAGCAGATCAAAGCTGAGACTCCAGTGGAGGTGAAGGTCGACGGCCATTTCCTCTATGGCGCGCCGGCCTCCGGCCTGCAGCTCGAAGGCGACCTGCTGGTCACCACGGCGTCCGAGCGGCCGGGCTTCCCGGGCTATCAGTTCGGCGTCGCCGACGCCGAGAGCGCCTCCAACGAGCGCACCCCGATCGAGGGCATGCCCGAGACCGACGACAAGGGCGCCGCGACCTTCCCCGTGAGTCTCGCCAAGCCGCCATCCTCGACCCGCCCGCAGGAGGCGCAGATCTTCGTGCGCCTGGCCGAGACCGGCGGCCGTGCCGTCGAGCGCAAGCTGGTGCTCCCCGTGGCGCCCAGCGTGGCGCAGATCGGCATCAAGCCGTCGTTCTCCGGCAGAAGCGTCGGCGAGGGCGACAAGGCCGAGTTCGACATCGTGTTCGTCTCGCCGGAAGGCAAGACGCTAGCGCGCAATGGGCTGCGCTATGAACTCCTCAAGATCGAGTCGCGCTATCAGTGGTACCGGCAGAATTCCTATTGGGAATATGAGCCGGTGAAGTCGACACGCCGCGTCGGTGATGGCGACGTCACGATCGCGGCCAGCAAGCCGGCGCGGCTGAGCTTCCAGCCGGAAGCCGGGCGCTACCGGCTCGACGTGAAGTCGGCGGATGCCGACGGTCCGGTGACGTCGTTGCAGTTCGATGTCGGCTGGTACACCGACGGTAGCGCCGATACGCCGGACCTCTTGGAGACATCGCTCGACAAGCCGCAATATCAGTCGGGCGACACCATGGTGGTGACGGTCAATGCGCGCACCGCCGGCAAGCTCACCGTCAACGTGCTCGGCGACCGGCTGCTGACGACGCAGACCACGGAGGTCAAGGAAGGCACCAACCAGGTCAGGCTGGCGGTCGGCAAGGACTGGGGCACCGGCGCCTATGTCGTCACCACCTTGCGCCGTCCGCTCGATGCCGCCGCGCAGCGCATGCCCGGCCGCGCGCTCGGCGTCGCCTGGTTCGGCATCGACAAGTCCGCTCGCACGCTTAATGTCGCGCTGACGCCACCGGCGCTGGTGCGTCCGGGCTCGGCACTGAAGATCCCGGTCAAGATCGGCGGACTCAATCCCGGCGAAGACGCCAAGATCGTGATCGCGGCGGTGGATGTCGGCATTCTCAATCTCACCAACTACAAGCCGCCGGCGCCGGACGACTATTATCTCGGCCAGCGCCAGCTCTCCGCGGAGATCCGCGATCTCTACGGCCAGCTGATCGACGGCATGCAGGGCTCGCGCGGCCAGATCCGCTCCGGCGGCGATAGCGGCGGCGCCGAGCTGCAGGGCTCGCCGCCGACCCAGAAGCCGCTCGCGCTGTATTCCGGCATCGTCACCGTCGGTCCGGACGGCACGGCGGAGGTCGCGTTCGACATTCCGGAGTTTGCAGGGACAGCGCGGGTGATGGCGGTGGCGTGGAGCGCCACCAAGCTCGGCCGCGCCAATATCGACGTCACCGTGCGCGATCCGGTGGTGCTGACGGCGACCCTGCCGCGCTTCCTGCTATCAGGCGATCGCGGCACGCTGTCGTTCGACGTCGACAACGTCGAGGGCGCGCCCGGCGACTATGTCGTCAGCGTCAAGGCCAGCGACCCGGTCAAGGTGTCCGGCAATGCGTCCGTGACGATGAAGCTCGCAGCCAAGCAGCGGGCGTCGTCGACCCTGCCGCTGGAGGCGAGCGGCACCGGCACGGCGCAGCTCGATGTCGACATCAAGGGCCCGAACGGAGTGACGCTGGCGCGGCACTATCAGCTCGACGTCAAGCCGGCCACGCAAGTGCTGGCGCGGCGCTCGATCCGGACGCTGGCGAAGGGCGAAAGCCTGACGCTGACGTCGGACATGTTCTCCGATCTCGTGGCCGGCACCGGCACGGTGTCGCTGTCGGCGGGGCTGTCGACCGCGCTCGATGCGGCGACCATCCTGAAGGCGCTCGACCGCTATCCCTATGGCTGCTCGGAGCAGATCACGAGCCGCGCCATGCCGTTGCTCTACGTCAACGAACTCGCGGCCGGCGCGCATCTGGCGATGGATACCGAGGTCGACCAGCGCATCCGCGACTCCATCGACCGGTTGCTGGCGCGGCAGGGCTCGAACGGCTCGTTCGGGCTGTGGTCGGCCGGCGGCGAGGATCCCTGGCTCGATGCCTATGTCACGGACTTCCTGACCCGCGCCCGCGAGAAGGGCTTTGCGGTGCCGGACGTGCTGTTCAAGAGTGCACTCGACCGCGTCAGGAACTCGGTGGTCAATGCCGCCGAGCCGGAGAAGACCGGCGGCCGCGATCTCGCCTACGGCCTCTACGTGCTGGCGCGTAATGGCGCGGCGCCGATCGGCGATCTGCGCTATCTCGCCGACACCAAGCTCGGCAACCTCGCCACGCCGATCGCCAAGGCGCAGCTCGCCGCGGCGCTGGCGCTGGTCGGCGACCGCGCCCGCGCCGAACGGGTCTATGCGGCGGCGGCCGACAGCCTCGCGCCAAAACCGGTGCTGGTGTTCGGCCGCACCGACTACGGCTCCGACCTGCGTGACGCGGCGGCGTTGGTGTCGCTGGCGGGCGAGGGCAACGCGCCGCGGGCGACCTTGACGCAGGCGGTGGCGCGCGTCGAGGCCGCACGCGGGCTGACGCCGTATACATCCACGCAGGAGAATGCGTGGATGGTGCTGGCGGCGCGCGCGCTCGCCAAGGAGACCTTGACGATCGACGTCAACGGCCAATCCGTGAAGACCGCGCTGTACCGCAGCTACAAGGCTGCGGAGCTTTCGGGCCAGCCGCTCAAGATCACCAACACCGGCGATGCCCCGGTGCAGGCGGTGGTCTCGGTGTCCGGCTCGCCGCTGACGCCGGAGCCGGCGGCGTCCAACGGCTTCAAGATCGAGCGCAGCTACTACACGCTCGACGGCAAGCCGGCCGACATCAAGACTGCGAAGCAGAACGACCGTTTCGCCGTGGTGCTGAAGGTCACCGAGGCCAAGCCGGAGTACGGCCACATCATGGTGTCGGACTATCTGCCTGCGGGGCTCGAGATCGACAATCCGCATCTGGTGTCATCGGGCGACAGCGGCACCTTGGACTGGATCGAGGACGGCCAGGAGCCGGTCAATACCGAATTCCGCGATGACCGCTTCACGGCCGCACTAGACCGTGCCGCGGATTCCAAGGCGGTGTTCACGGTCGCCTATGTCGTGCGCGCGGTGTCGCCCGGCAAATACGTGCTGCCGCAGGCCTATGTCGAGGACATGTATAATCCCTCGCGCTACGGCCGCACCGGCACCGGCTCGGTGGAGGTCCGCGCGGCGAAATGA